The following are from one region of the Pseudazoarcus pumilus genome:
- a CDS encoding EAL and HDOD domain-containing protein — MKDSSDVFLGRQPILDLRQRLFAYELLFRSGHVGFAEAGDNVRMTATVIVNTFNELGVETALGDRRGFINVDEGFLFSDTLELLPPHAVVLEILETVPATEEVVARCRELRAAGYTLALDDVTQIRPSYGPLVDLADIVKVDIAPLSDAEVARIADELRPLGKQLLAEKVESRERMQMCRELGFTLFQGYYFARPSVIAGRRVDYGKLSLVRLLSLAIGDADTPELENELKREPGLVLKMLRMINSASTGVAVKITSLRHAITMLGRRQLMRWLQLLIFASSGEEGGGNPLLATAAARGRLLELLATELAPQNAALADQGFMCGVMSMMPVAFGIPMDEIIVPLNLPDAVGDALCLRVGPLGVMLDLAEAAEADDLAGVTSRLAALGLDLDTFNRAQTEALAWSNRLEDEAA; from the coding sequence GTGAAAGACTCTTCCGACGTATTCCTCGGACGCCAGCCCATTCTCGACCTGCGCCAGCGACTGTTCGCCTATGAACTGCTGTTCCGCAGCGGCCATGTGGGCTTCGCCGAAGCCGGCGACAACGTGCGGATGACGGCCACGGTCATCGTCAACACCTTCAACGAACTCGGCGTCGAGACCGCACTGGGCGACCGGCGCGGCTTCATCAACGTCGACGAAGGGTTCCTGTTCAGCGACACGCTCGAGCTGCTGCCCCCGCACGCCGTGGTGCTGGAAATCCTCGAAACCGTACCGGCCACCGAGGAAGTCGTCGCGCGCTGCCGCGAACTGCGCGCGGCCGGCTATACGCTGGCGCTCGACGACGTCACACAGATTCGCCCCAGCTACGGCCCGCTGGTCGACCTGGCCGACATCGTCAAGGTGGACATTGCGCCGCTCAGCGACGCCGAAGTCGCACGCATCGCCGACGAACTGCGTCCGCTGGGAAAGCAGCTGCTCGCCGAGAAGGTCGAGTCGCGCGAGCGCATGCAAATGTGCCGCGAACTCGGCTTCACGCTTTTCCAGGGCTACTACTTCGCGCGCCCCTCGGTGATCGCCGGGCGCCGCGTCGACTATGGCAAGCTCTCGCTGGTGCGCCTGCTGAGCCTGGCCATCGGCGACGCGGATACCCCCGAACTGGAGAACGAGCTCAAGCGCGAACCAGGGCTGGTGCTCAAGATGCTGCGCATGATCAACTCGGCCAGCACCGGCGTCGCGGTCAAGATCACCTCGCTGCGCCACGCCATCACGATGCTCGGACGGCGTCAGCTCATGCGCTGGCTGCAACTGCTGATCTTCGCCTCCAGCGGCGAGGAAGGCGGCGGCAATCCGCTGCTCGCCACGGCCGCTGCACGCGGCCGCCTGCTCGAGCTGCTGGCGACCGAGCTCGCACCGCAGAACGCCGCACTCGCGGATCAGGGCTTCATGTGCGGCGTGATGTCGATGATGCCGGTGGCCTTCGGCATTCCGATGGACGAGATCATCGTGCCGCTGAACCTGCCCGACGCGGTCGGTGACGCACTGTGCCTGCGCGTCGGTCCACTCGGGGTCATGCTCGATCTGGCCGAGGCGGCCGAGGCCGATGATCTGGCCGGTGTCACCAGCCGGCTGGCCGCGCTGGGGCTGGACCTGGATACCTTCAACCGGGCCCAGACGGAAGCCCTGGCCTGGAGCAACCGCCTCGAAGACGAGGCGGCCTGA
- a CDS encoding sensor histidine kinase: MKPRQSSLARHIFLTIFAIGAINVLVTLIAVEYIYEDVEDTILSLELAEERAFLERRIDGAEVRRWHSALLTAIYVPDGQTAELPPLLSDRPVPFSAEVADGDKSWLISVERATDPPGVLYIAQDITLLEDREDFMQWAIALLCTVMLLLGLLLARHGTARVLRPLRELTREIRRIEPGTAIDRLHGEYAERELSEIVATLNRMLEALDAYIRREKSLVSLASHELRTPLAVIAGALDVIERRGATGEADRRTLERIRLAANEMQSDVTALLALARRSDSPESETADLTACVQHVIAEIEASVPGAAGRIVCSHSAGSARVRADPALVRMLLRNLVQNAVRHTRGQVRVDIAASQLTVSDDGGGLPAHVRERLSAPQSSRQLPEDGLGLFIVRLICERLGWRYRVLDRTPLGTVFELDWGTEPPTEGL, encoded by the coding sequence ATGAAGCCCCGCCAAAGCTCGCTCGCACGACACATCTTCCTCACCATCTTCGCGATCGGGGCGATCAACGTACTCGTCACGCTGATCGCAGTCGAGTACATCTACGAGGACGTGGAGGACACCATCCTCAGTCTCGAACTGGCCGAGGAACGTGCCTTTCTCGAACGGCGCATCGATGGCGCCGAGGTTCGCCGGTGGCATTCGGCGCTGCTCACGGCGATCTACGTGCCCGATGGGCAGACCGCGGAACTGCCGCCCCTGCTGTCCGACAGGCCGGTTCCGTTCTCGGCCGAGGTCGCCGATGGCGACAAGAGCTGGCTGATCTCGGTCGAACGCGCGACCGACCCACCCGGGGTGCTCTACATCGCGCAGGACATCACCCTGCTCGAGGACCGCGAGGACTTCATGCAGTGGGCGATCGCCCTGCTATGCACCGTGATGCTGCTGCTCGGGCTGCTGCTCGCGCGCCACGGCACGGCACGCGTGCTGCGCCCGCTGCGCGAACTGACGCGCGAGATCCGCCGTATCGAGCCCGGCACGGCGATCGATCGCCTCCACGGCGAGTACGCGGAACGCGAACTGTCCGAGATCGTGGCCACGCTCAACCGCATGCTCGAAGCCCTCGACGCCTACATCAGACGCGAGAAGTCGCTGGTGAGCCTGGCCAGCCACGAACTGCGCACGCCGCTGGCCGTGATCGCGGGCGCGCTCGACGTGATCGAGCGACGCGGCGCCACTGGCGAGGCCGACCGGCGCACGCTCGAACGCATCCGGCTCGCCGCCAACGAGATGCAGAGCGATGTCACCGCCCTGCTCGCACTCGCACGCCGCTCCGACAGCCCCGAATCCGAAACCGCCGATCTGACCGCCTGTGTTCAGCACGTGATCGCGGAGATCGAAGCCAGCGTGCCCGGCGCCGCCGGTCGCATCGTCTGCAGTCACAGCGCCGGGTCGGCACGAGTGCGCGCCGATCCGGCGCTGGTGCGCATGCTGCTGCGCAATCTCGTGCAGAACGCGGTGCGACACACGCGCGGTCAGGTGCGCGTCGACATTGCTGCCAGCCAGCTGACGGTGAGCGATGATGGCGGCGGCCTGCCCGCGCACGTACGCGAGCGGCTATCCGCGCCGCAATCGTCTCGTCAGCTGCCCGAGGACGGCCTGGGACTGTTCATCGTACGGCTGATCTGCGAGCGGCTGGGCTGGCGCTACCGCGTTCTGGACCGGACGCCGCTGGGCACCGTGTTCGAACTGGACTGGGGCACGGAGCCTCCCACCGAAGGCCTATAA
- a CDS encoding TAXI family TRAP transporter solute-binding subunit yields the protein MTRLFKLPATLGSFAVAAVAAVTLTASPAADAQTTRLGFSGGPDGGTFQYFSNGIATLLSRNIDGVEVSNMVSAGSVENLRRVNSRDADFGITYSGDLYLGRNGRLTNDTNKYRNVHVVAHLYGAPGHLIVREDSGIKEVSELAGLQVAVGPAGSGAAASAQRFFTSLDMWDKIKPSFIGYSQGASALGDKQIDALWVFAGFPNASVIQAATSYDVRLLQVWDAAQKGTLPTEHPYYSKTTIPAGTYPGVDYDVHSISDSALWTAGRHVSEEDMYKFVSNIYSDDGLKYMHSVSKAAKTMVVENALFGVVTPVHAGAAKFWMEKGLTLNDDQKP from the coding sequence ATGACCAGACTGTTCAAACTCCCGGCCACGCTCGGCAGCTTCGCCGTCGCGGCCGTGGCAGCCGTGACGCTGACCGCGTCGCCGGCCGCCGACGCGCAGACCACCCGCCTGGGCTTTTCCGGCGGCCCGGATGGCGGCACCTTCCAGTACTTCTCCAACGGCATCGCCACCCTGCTGTCGCGCAACATCGACGGCGTCGAGGTCTCCAACATGGTGTCCGCCGGTTCGGTGGAGAACCTGCGCCGCGTCAATTCGCGCGACGCCGACTTCGGCATCACCTATTCGGGTGACCTCTACCTGGGCCGCAACGGCCGCCTGACCAACGACACCAACAAGTACCGCAACGTGCACGTGGTCGCGCACCTGTACGGCGCGCCCGGTCACCTGATCGTGCGCGAGGATTCCGGCATCAAGGAAGTGTCCGAACTCGCCGGCCTGCAGGTCGCAGTCGGTCCGGCCGGTTCCGGTGCGGCCGCCTCGGCGCAGCGCTTCTTCACCAGCCTGGACATGTGGGACAAGATCAAGCCGTCGTTCATCGGCTACTCGCAGGGCGCCTCGGCGCTGGGCGACAAGCAGATCGACGCGCTGTGGGTCTTCGCCGGCTTCCCCAACGCCTCGGTGATCCAGGCCGCCACCAGCTATGACGTTCGTCTGCTGCAGGTGTGGGACGCAGCGCAGAAGGGCACGCTGCCGACCGAGCACCCGTACTACTCCAAGACGACCATCCCGGCCGGCACCTATCCGGGCGTCGACTACGACGTGCACTCGATCTCGGATTCGGCGCTGTGGACCGCCGGTCGCCACGTCTCGGAAGAGGACATGTACAAGTTCGTCTCGAACATCTATTCCGACGACGGTCTCAAGTACATGCACTCGGTGTCCAAGGCCGCCAAGACCATGGTGGTCGAGAACGCGCTGTTCGGTGTCGTGACCCCGGTGCATGCCGGCGCGGCCAAGTTCTGGATGGAAAAGGGCCTGACCCTCAACGACGACCAGAAGCCCTGA
- the alaS gene encoding alanine--tRNA ligase: protein MKSAEIRQKFLDFFASKGHQIVASSSLVPHDDPTLLFTNAGMNQFKDVFLGFDKRPYTRAATSQKCVRAGGKHNDLENVGYTARHHTFFEMLGNFSFGDYFKRDAIHYAWELLTEVFKLPTDRLWVTVYAEDDEAYDIWTQEVGVPAERVIRIGDNKGARYASDNFWMMGDTGPCGPCTEIFFDHGEHIWGGPPGSPEEDGDRYIEIWNNVFMQYNRDDKGVLHPLPKPSVDTGMGLERISAVLQDVHANYEIDLFRTLIAAAARETSDADMDSPSLKVLADHIRACAFLIADGVIPGNEGRGYVLRRIIRRAIRHGWKLGARGPFFHRMVADLVSEMGEAYAELKEGQRRITDVLRQEEERFFATIENGMAIVEGELDAIAKAGGNTFNGETAFKLHDTYGFPLDLTADICRERGVSVDAEAFDAAMARQKAQARAAGKFRMAAALEYAGPETHFHGYESLEEQGKVLALYRDGSEVQELNEGEFGVIVLDETPFYAESGGQVGDRGELRGGAGIFAVEDTQKIQAAVFGHHGIVTTGRIVKGQAVTARVDFDARAATARNHSVTHIMHKALREVLGPHVQQKGSLVDPDKTRFDFTHNAPVTADEIRQIEEIVNREILANTATQADIMELEAAQKSGAVMLFGEKYADEVRVLTIGTSKELCGGTHVARTGDIGLFKIVSEGGVAAGIRRVEAITGENALRYLQEQERRVAGLSAAMKVQPDEVVSRVAGIIDNVRALEKEIARLKSKLASSQGDDLAGKAVEVGGIKVLAATLEGADVPTLREAMDKLKDKLGSAAIVLASAGDGKVSLIAGVTADLTAKVKAGELVNMVAQQVGGKGGGRPDMAQAGGSEPEKLPQALASVAGWVDSKL from the coding sequence ATGAAAAGCGCCGAAATCCGCCAGAAATTCCTCGACTTCTTCGCCTCAAAGGGGCATCAGATCGTCGCCTCGAGTTCGCTCGTGCCGCACGACGACCCGACCCTGCTGTTCACGAATGCGGGGATGAACCAGTTCAAGGACGTCTTTCTCGGCTTCGACAAGCGGCCCTACACGCGCGCGGCGACCTCGCAGAAATGCGTGCGCGCCGGCGGCAAGCACAACGACCTGGAAAACGTCGGCTACACCGCGCGCCACCACACCTTCTTCGAGATGCTGGGCAACTTCAGCTTCGGCGACTACTTCAAGCGCGATGCGATTCACTACGCCTGGGAACTGCTGACCGAAGTCTTCAAGCTGCCGACGGACCGCCTGTGGGTCACCGTATATGCCGAGGACGACGAGGCCTACGACATCTGGACGCAGGAGGTCGGCGTGCCGGCGGAGCGGGTGATCCGCATCGGTGACAACAAGGGCGCGCGCTACGCCTCGGACAACTTCTGGATGATGGGCGACACCGGCCCCTGCGGGCCGTGCACCGAGATCTTCTTCGACCACGGCGAGCACATCTGGGGCGGCCCGCCGGGCTCGCCCGAGGAAGATGGCGACCGCTACATCGAGATCTGGAACAACGTCTTCATGCAGTACAACCGCGACGACAAGGGCGTGCTGCATCCGCTTCCCAAGCCGAGCGTGGATACCGGCATGGGTCTGGAGCGCATCTCGGCGGTGCTGCAGGACGTGCATGCCAACTACGAGATCGACCTGTTCCGCACGCTGATCGCCGCGGCCGCACGCGAGACTTCGGATGCCGACATGGATTCGCCCTCGCTCAAGGTGCTGGCCGACCACATCCGCGCCTGTGCCTTCCTGATCGCCGACGGCGTGATTCCGGGCAACGAGGGGCGCGGCTACGTGCTGCGTCGCATCATCCGCCGCGCCATCCGCCACGGCTGGAAGCTCGGCGCGCGCGGCCCGTTCTTCCACCGCATGGTGGCCGATCTGGTGAGCGAGATGGGCGAGGCCTATGCGGAACTCAAGGAAGGCCAGCGCCGCATCACCGACGTGCTGCGTCAGGAGGAGGAGCGCTTCTTCGCCACCATCGAGAACGGCATGGCCATCGTCGAGGGCGAACTCGACGCCATCGCCAAGGCCGGCGGTAACACCTTCAACGGCGAGACCGCGTTCAAGCTGCACGACACCTACGGTTTTCCGCTCGATCTGACCGCCGACATCTGCCGCGAGCGCGGCGTGTCGGTGGATGCCGAGGCCTTCGACGCCGCCATGGCACGCCAGAAGGCGCAGGCGCGTGCGGCGGGCAAGTTCCGCATGGCCGCCGCGCTCGAATACGCCGGCCCGGAGACGCATTTCCACGGTTATGAGAGCCTGGAGGAGCAGGGCAAGGTGCTGGCACTGTACCGCGACGGCAGCGAGGTCCAGGAATTGAACGAGGGCGAGTTTGGCGTGATCGTGCTCGACGAGACGCCGTTCTACGCCGAGTCGGGCGGCCAGGTCGGTGACCGCGGCGAGCTGCGCGGCGGTGCGGGCATCTTCGCGGTCGAGGACACGCAGAAGATCCAGGCCGCGGTGTTCGGCCACCACGGCATCGTCACCACCGGGCGCATCGTCAAGGGTCAGGCCGTGACGGCGCGCGTGGATTTCGACGCGCGCGCGGCCACCGCGCGCAACCACTCGGTCACGCACATCATGCACAAGGCGCTGCGCGAGGTGCTCGGGCCGCATGTGCAGCAGAAGGGCTCGCTGGTGGACCCGGACAAGACGCGCTTCGACTTCACCCACAACGCGCCGGTCACGGCCGACGAGATCCGCCAGATCGAGGAGATCGTCAACCGCGAGATCCTTGCAAACACCGCAACCCAGGCCGACATCATGGAACTGGAGGCGGCGCAGAAGTCGGGCGCGGTGATGCTCTTCGGCGAGAAGTACGCCGACGAGGTGCGCGTGCTGACCATCGGTACCTCCAAGGAGTTGTGCGGCGGCACGCATGTGGCGCGCACCGGCGACATCGGCCTGTTCAAGATCGTATCCGAGGGTGGGGTGGCCGCCGGCATCCGCCGCGTCGAGGCGATCACCGGCGAGAACGCGCTGCGCTACCTGCAGGAGCAGGAGCGCCGCGTGGCCGGCCTGTCGGCGGCGATGAAGGTGCAGCCCGATGAAGTCGTTTCGCGCGTGGCCGGCATCATCGACAACGTGCGCGCGCTGGAGAAGGAGATCGCGCGCCTGAAGTCCAAGCTGGCCTCCAGCCAGGGCGACGACCTGGCCGGCAAGGCGGTCGAGGTCGGCGGGATCAAGGTGCTGGCGGCGACGCTGGAAGGCGCCGACGTGCCGACGCTGCGCGAGGCCATGGACAAGCTCAAGGACAAGCTCGGTTCGGCAGCCATCGTGCTGGCTTCGGCCGGTGACGGCAAGGTCAGCCTGATCGCGGGTGTCACGGCTGATCTGACCGCGAAAGTGAAGGCCGGCGAGTTGGTCAACATGGTCGCCCAGCAGGTTGGCGGCAAGGGCGGTGGGCGCCCCGACATGGCGCAGGCCGGCGGCAGCGAACCGGAAAAGCTGCCGCAGGCGCTGGCTTCGGTCGCGGGCTGGGTCGACAGCAAGCTCTGA
- a CDS encoding TRAP transporter permease: MADDDKSLESLDEEQRNKVKELLEKEAKTERRPTGPWQWLIAALSAALVLIYFYGAGFQALPTEYHLGVYVLITYILVFLLYPAGSRSALASMSAFSGTLLAVLASCYLVFESPFAFWDQITFFRETWIYDGFARAWEQDFGLLWVPFVIALPIIALLIPVDRWLAVRYSQSPTVSDVILAIAAIVCIAYWISQFEALNYRAGAENQLDRLVGVIGVLISLEVCRRVLGWSITLVGIGAIAFGLFGPYLPELFAHRGFSFDRLAISLFITTNGVFGVMAGVLATYVILFIFFGAFLQKSGAGKFFIDLPLAVAGRSTGGPAKVAVISSALFGSVSGSAIANTVSSGAFTIPMMKRAGFQPHVAGAIEPAASIGGAFLPPIMGAGGFVMAELTGLPYTQIMLYALGPALLYFLGVFCMVHFEAKRQGLIGIAGEEIPHWIKVLKHGWFYAMPLVIITVLMMMGRSPGNAAFWATLSCIAVSWVHKDTRMGPREIWQAIQTGARNTLIIGATVGVIGIIVGTISLTGMGLKFSDLIIQMAGDSLILAIFLIAVASLVLGMGVPVTASYLIIAVLAVPALGEYGVAAIAAHMIVYWLSQDSNITPPVCVAAYAGAAIAGSDPWKTGWTSFKFAKMLYVTPVLFAYVPGILLQGSGFQIFTAYFSATLGTIAFGALAMGFLRRGTRMHEWIVLAAATFLLYWPGFVTDAIGVVLVALVWWLQRDAQPVRPATT; encoded by the coding sequence ATGGCGGACGACGACAAGTCGCTCGAGTCGCTCGACGAAGAGCAGCGCAACAAGGTCAAGGAACTCCTCGAGAAGGAGGCCAAGACCGAACGCCGACCGACCGGCCCTTGGCAGTGGCTGATCGCCGCGCTGAGCGCCGCGCTGGTGCTGATCTACTTCTACGGCGCGGGCTTCCAGGCACTGCCCACCGAATACCACCTCGGCGTGTACGTGTTGATCACGTACATCCTGGTGTTCCTGCTCTACCCGGCCGGCAGCCGCTCGGCACTGGCCTCGATGTCGGCGTTCTCCGGTACCCTGCTGGCGGTGCTCGCCTCGTGCTATCTGGTGTTCGAATCTCCCTTCGCGTTCTGGGACCAGATCACCTTTTTCCGCGAGACCTGGATCTACGACGGCTTCGCCCGGGCCTGGGAGCAGGATTTCGGCCTGCTTTGGGTGCCCTTCGTGATCGCGCTGCCGATCATCGCGCTGCTGATCCCGGTCGACCGCTGGCTTGCCGTGCGTTATTCGCAATCACCCACCGTCAGTGACGTCATTCTCGCGATCGCGGCGATCGTGTGCATCGCCTACTGGATCAGTCAATTCGAGGCACTCAACTACCGTGCCGGCGCCGAAAATCAACTCGATCGGCTGGTCGGCGTGATCGGCGTGCTGATTTCGCTCGAAGTGTGCCGCCGCGTGCTCGGCTGGTCGATCACGCTGGTGGGCATCGGTGCGATCGCGTTCGGCCTGTTCGGCCCCTATCTGCCAGAACTGTTCGCGCACCGCGGCTTCTCCTTCGATCGCCTGGCGATCTCGCTGTTCATCACCACCAACGGCGTGTTCGGCGTGATGGCGGGCGTGCTGGCGACCTACGTGATTCTGTTCATTTTCTTCGGCGCCTTCCTGCAAAAGTCCGGTGCCGGCAAGTTCTTCATCGACTTGCCGCTGGCCGTCGCCGGTCGCTCCACCGGCGGCCCGGCCAAGGTTGCCGTGATCTCGTCGGCGCTGTTCGGTTCCGTGTCCGGCAGCGCGATCGCCAACACCGTCTCGTCCGGTGCGTTCACCATTCCGATGATGAAGCGCGCCGGATTCCAGCCGCATGTGGCCGGCGCGATCGAACCGGCTGCGTCGATCGGTGGCGCCTTCCTGCCGCCCATCATGGGCGCGGGCGGTTTCGTGATGGCCGAACTGACCGGCCTGCCCTATACGCAGATCATGCTCTACGCGCTGGGACCGGCGCTGCTGTACTTCCTGGGCGTGTTCTGCATGGTGCATTTCGAGGCCAAGCGCCAGGGCCTGATCGGCATCGCCGGCGAAGAGATCCCGCACTGGATCAAGGTGCTCAAGCACGGCTGGTTCTACGCCATGCCGCTGGTGATCATTACCGTGCTGATGATGATGGGGCGCTCGCCGGGCAACGCGGCCTTCTGGGCCACGCTCTCGTGCATCGCGGTGAGCTGGGTGCACAAAGACACGCGCATGGGGCCACGCGAGATCTGGCAGGCGATCCAGACCGGCGCGCGCAACACGCTGATCATCGGTGCCACGGTCGGCGTGATCGGCATCATCGTGGGCACCATCTCGCTCACCGGCATGGGGTTGAAATTCTCCGACCTGATCATCCAGATGGCCGGGGACAGCCTGATTCTGGCGATCTTCCTGATCGCGGTGGCGTCGCTGGTGCTCGGCATGGGCGTGCCGGTCACCGCCTCCTACCTGATCATCGCGGTGCTCGCCGTGCCGGCCCTGGGCGAATACGGCGTGGCTGCGATCGCTGCGCACATGATCGTCTACTGGCTGTCGCAGGACTCCAACATCACGCCGCCGGTGTGCGTTGCAGCCTACGCCGGCGCGGCCATTGCCGGCTCGGATCCGTGGAAGACCGGATGGACTTCGTTCAAGTTCGCGAAGATGCTCTACGTCACACCGGTGCTGTTCGCCTATGTGCCGGGCATCCTGCTTCAGGGCTCGGGTTTCCAGATCTTCACCGCGTACTTCTCGGCGACGCTGGGCACCATCGCCTTCGGGGCGCTCGCGATGGGCTTCCTGCGCCGTGGCACGCGCATGCACGAATGGATCGTGCTCGCCGCCGCGACCTTCCTGCTGTACTGGCCGGGTTTCGTCACCGACGCAATCGGTGTCGTACTCGTCGCGCTGGTGTGGTGGCTGCAGCGTGATGCCCAGCCGGTGCGCCCCGCCACCACCTGA
- a CDS encoding response regulator transcription factor, whose amino-acid sequence MPTRVLIVEDQSALAANLEEFFDAADYTLDFAADGLTALHLLATQQYDVVVLDVMLPAVSGFEICRRIREDLRSKVPVIFMTARGQLNDKEEGFGVGGDDYLVKPFALRELQLRIDALARRDTGGRDGVLHAGRVSFDPDTLIARVAGRGEVMLGGTAARIFERLVREHPRIVTHEALSTAIWGTDDGDPHTLRTHIYVLRRTLDAAFGASLVDTVHGRGYRLVEPPDAP is encoded by the coding sequence ATGCCCACCCGCGTACTCATCGTCGAAGACCAGTCCGCACTGGCAGCAAACCTCGAAGAATTCTTCGATGCGGCCGACTACACGCTGGATTTCGCGGCCGACGGCCTGACCGCGCTGCACCTGCTCGCCACGCAGCAGTACGACGTCGTGGTGCTCGACGTGATGCTGCCCGCGGTGTCCGGTTTCGAGATCTGCCGTCGCATCCGCGAGGATCTGCGCAGCAAGGTGCCCGTGATTTTCATGACCGCACGCGGCCAGCTCAACGACAAGGAGGAAGGCTTCGGCGTCGGTGGCGACGACTATCTGGTCAAGCCGTTCGCCTTGCGCGAACTGCAGCTGCGCATCGACGCGCTCGCCCGCCGAGATACCGGCGGGCGCGACGGCGTGCTGCATGCAGGCCGTGTGAGCTTCGACCCGGACACGCTGATCGCACGCGTCGCGGGGCGCGGCGAAGTGATGCTCGGCGGCACGGCCGCGCGCATCTTCGAGCGACTGGTACGCGAGCATCCGCGCATCGTCACGCACGAGGCGCTGTCGACCGCCATCTGGGGCACGGACGACGGCGACCCACACACCTTGCGTACTCACATCTACGTGCTGCGCCGCACCCTGGATGCGGCCTTCGGCGCCTCCCTGGTCGACACCGTGCACGGTCGTGGCTACCGCCTGGTCGAACCGCCCGACGCGCCATGA
- a CDS encoding cob(I)yrinic acid a,c-diamide adenosyltransferase — translation MGNRLSKIYTRTGDAGTTGLGDGARVLKNSLRVHAMGEVDELNAAIGLLLCETLPEDIDALLTGVQHDLFDLGGELCIPGMALIGEGHVERLERELDRINEGLEPLKDFILPGGTRAAALAHQARTVCRRAERVLVALAESEDVNAPPRRYLNRLSDLLFVLGRELNRHAGRGDVLWQKGRNA, via the coding sequence ATGGGCAACCGCCTGAGCAAGATCTACACGCGTACCGGCGACGCCGGCACCACCGGCCTGGGCGACGGTGCGCGCGTTCTCAAAAACAGCCTGCGCGTGCACGCGATGGGCGAGGTGGACGAACTCAACGCCGCGATCGGCCTGCTGCTGTGCGAGACGCTGCCCGAGGACATCGACGCGCTGCTCACCGGCGTGCAGCACGACCTGTTCGATCTGGGCGGCGAGCTTTGCATCCCCGGCATGGCGCTGATCGGCGAGGGCCACGTCGAGCGCCTCGAGCGCGAACTCGACCGTATCAACGAAGGGCTGGAACCGCTCAAGGACTTCATCCTTCCCGGCGGCACACGTGCGGCCGCGCTCGCGCACCAGGCGCGCACCGTATGCCGGCGGGCCGAGCGCGTGCTCGTCGCGCTGGCCGAGAGCGAGGACGTCAACGCCCCCCCACGTCGTTACCTGAACCGGCTGTCCGACCTGCTCTTCGTACTCGGCCGCGAACTCAACCGTCATGCCGGACGCGGCGACGTTCTGTGGCAGAAAGGCCGCAACGCCTGA